The Actinomycetota bacterium DNA segment CTCGGCCGAGGTCGAGCGCGAGCAGCGGGCCGAGCTGGCCCGGCGCCGCGCCGCCCGCGACCAGGGCAAGGTCGACGCCGCCCTCGACGCCCTGAAGGCGGCGGCCGGCACCGACGACAACCTCATCCCCAGGCTGGTCGACGCCGCCCGGGTCGAGGCCACCGTCGGCGAGATGGCCGCCGCCCTCAAGGAGGTCTGGGGCGAGTACACCGAGCCGCCACGGTTCTGACGCCGCGGCCGACCCCGTGCAGGGTTGCTCCTAGGTGTGCACCACGCTGTTGACGCCGCCGACGCCGTTGTCCACGTACTCGTGGGCGCTGTCGTCGTCGAGCCAGCGGCCGTCGTCGTCCAGGTACCTGAAGGCGAACCGCTGCGAGACCGGGAGGGTGACGGTGACGCTCTTGGTGCCGTTGCTGCGCGGGCGGAGCGGGTGGACGAAGGGGTCCCAGCCGTTGAAGTCGCCGACCACCGAGACCTTCCCGGTGACCGAGTCCTTGGGGAGGACGAAGTTGACCTTGACCTTGTCGCTGCCCTTCACCGGGGTCTGCTTGATCACGTGCCGAGCTCCTTGCTGGTCGATTCCTGACATAGCGCGACCGAGCCGCGGCGATGCGCCCCTTTCGGGCACTCGGGCAGACCCGGTCGTTGTCCACAGTAGACCATGTCGTGCCGACACGGGGAGGGCTTGAGTGGCGATCCTGGTGACGGGCGCCGCCGGCCTGGTCGGGCGGGCGGCGGTGGCCGCCCTGCTGCGCCAGGGCGTCGAGCACGTCCGAGCCGTGGTCCGCGACCCCGCCCAGGTGCCCGGGCTGCGGCGCCTCGGGGCCAAGGTGGCGCTGCTCGAGGCCACCGACCCCGACGGCCTGGCCGCGGCCATGGACGGCGTGTTCACCGCCT contains these protein-coding regions:
- a CDS encoding isoamylase early set domain-containing protein produces the protein MIKQTPVKGSDKVKVNFVLPKDSVTGKVSVVGDFNGWDPFVHPLRPRSNGTKSVTVTLPVSQRFAFRYLDDDGRWLDDDSAHEYVDNGVGGVNSVVHT